Proteins found in one Fulvitalea axinellae genomic segment:
- a CDS encoding AMP-binding protein, translated as MTNEQIKVNGRLYSLKEIKAQDPETAKWHEADRPALDFVCRWTNGQTEFRINTSGSTGKPKTIAVYRDKMLHSARQTVKALGLSQNQRALVCLNTAYVAGMMMLVRGLEAKMRMEVVEPGALPFENTDEAPDFVAMVPLQLKALLEAGYRQMVEQAGCIILGGAPVDTVLAKEIKTLKGVKVYATYGMTETVSHIALKRLNGSVPERAYSALGDTEIATDDRDCLRLRSFLTDGEWLQSNDIVRLHGDKSFEWLGRVDNVINSGGVKLFVETLEDRMAELFANLGINRRFFLSGVSDEVLGQKCVLFYEGKAFSDAEIQRLKEAIEKNFGKYERPKAFLAVMSFEESPTGKVLRTPTKAKAYEVD; from the coding sequence ATGACCAACGAACAGATCAAGGTAAACGGAAGGCTATATTCCCTAAAGGAAATAAAAGCGCAAGACCCCGAAACGGCCAAATGGCACGAGGCCGACCGCCCCGCGTTGGACTTTGTTTGCCGATGGACAAACGGCCAAACCGAATTCAGAATCAACACTTCCGGCTCCACGGGCAAGCCAAAGACCATTGCCGTATACCGGGACAAGATGCTCCACAGTGCCCGGCAGACCGTCAAGGCCTTGGGTTTGTCACAAAACCAAAGAGCGTTGGTATGCCTCAACACCGCCTATGTAGCCGGTATGATGATGCTAGTGCGTGGTTTGGAGGCAAAAATGCGCATGGAAGTGGTGGAACCCGGCGCTTTGCCTTTCGAAAATACCGACGAAGCTCCCGATTTCGTGGCCATGGTTCCCCTACAACTCAAGGCCTTGCTTGAGGCCGGCTACCGCCAAATGGTGGAACAGGCGGGTTGTATAATACTGGGTGGCGCCCCTGTAGATACCGTTTTGGCCAAAGAAATCAAGACTTTGAAAGGCGTTAAGGTGTACGCCACATACGGGATGACCGAAACCGTATCGCATATCGCTCTGAAAAGGCTTAACGGGTCGGTGCCGGAGCGGGCGTATTCCGCCTTGGGTGATACCGAAATAGCCACCGACGACCGCGATTGCCTGCGTCTCCGCTCTTTCCTCACCGACGGCGAATGGCTTCAGTCCAACGATATCGTACGCCTCCACGGCGACAAAAGCTTCGAATGGCTGGGCCGGGTCGATAATGTCATCAACTCCGGCGGGGTCAAACTCTTTGTGGAAACGTTGGAAGACCGTATGGCCGAGCTTTTCGCTAACCTCGGTATCAATCGACGCTTCTTTCTTTCCGGCGTTTCAGATGAGGTTTTGGGACAGAAATGCGTGCTGTTTTACGAAGGAAAAGCTTTTTCCGATGCGGAAATACAGCGTTTGAAAGAGGCGATCGAAAAGAATTTCGGCAAATACGAAAGACCAAAAGCCTTTTTGGCGGTTATGTCTTTTGAGGAATCCCCCACAGGGAAGGTCCTCAGGACACCGACCAAAGCTAAGGCTTATGAAGTGGATTAG
- a CDS encoding DUF2141 domain-containing protein translates to MKWIRILLAILFALLLLGSLSAQERNKGSVELRIIMPEGEYTGSLRVLLFNGKDGFPFSLRDTYRMMALMPTEQVLQTSFEELPPGRYAISVWHDEDRDFNLDKSLTGRHAECTGFSNNPRQRLFRGPSFQSCSFVVGKEGVSVTVDLRHRHHE, encoded by the coding sequence ATGAAGTGGATTAGGATATTGTTGGCGATACTCTTCGCCTTGTTGTTGCTCGGAAGCCTCTCGGCGCAGGAGCGAAACAAGGGAAGTGTCGAATTGAGAATCATAATGCCCGAGGGCGAATACACAGGTTCGCTCCGCGTTTTGCTGTTCAACGGTAAGGATGGCTTCCCCTTTAGTCTCCGCGACACCTACCGGATGATGGCCCTTATGCCTACCGAACAGGTACTTCAAACGTCTTTCGAAGAGCTTCCGCCTGGCAGATACGCCATCTCGGTATGGCATGACGAGGATCGGGACTTCAACCTCGACAAGTCATTGACGGGCCGACATGCCGAATGTACCGGCTTTTCGAACAACCCTCGACAGCGTTTGTTCAGGGGGCCGTCGTTCCAGAGTTGCTCGTTTGTGGTTGGAAAGGAAGGCGTAAGTGTTACCGTCGACCTGCGGCACCGCCATCATGAATAG
- the mnmA gene encoding tRNA 2-thiouridine(34) synthase MnmA, whose product MSKKRVVVGLSGGVDSSVAAYLLKEQGYEVIGLFMKNWHDESVTISDECPWLEDSNDALLVAQKLGIPFQTLDLSVEYKEQIVDYMFSEYEKGRTPNPDVLCNREIKFDVFMKKALALGADYVATGHYCRKDSIEKDGKTVYRLLAGKDDNKDQSYFLCQLSQEQLAKALFPVGELQKPEVRKIAAEADLITAEKKDSQGLCFIGKVKLPDFLQQQLKPKTGEVYEIPENSSVIKMHQKAIDTAANEDEWLKAVAAPFTFRPEDGLPKGEHRGAHYFTVGQRKGLNIGGTPKPLFIVATDVEKNAIYAGQGGDHPALLRRGLFIEKDEVHWVREDLALKPGEPRKTSGRIRYRENLSPVTLYMREEGLYMVFEEPRKGIAAGQFAAWYDDDELVGSGVISAKS is encoded by the coding sequence ATGAGCAAGAAAAGAGTGGTCGTAGGCCTGTCCGGAGGCGTGGACTCCAGCGTGGCCGCCTACCTGCTCAAGGAGCAAGGCTACGAGGTTATCGGGCTTTTTATGAAGAATTGGCACGACGAATCCGTGACAATCAGCGACGAATGCCCGTGGCTCGAAGACAGCAACGACGCCCTTTTGGTGGCGCAAAAACTGGGAATTCCGTTCCAGACGCTTGACCTGAGCGTAGAATACAAGGAACAGATCGTCGATTATATGTTCTCGGAATACGAGAAAGGGCGCACGCCCAACCCCGACGTGCTTTGCAATAGGGAAATCAAGTTTGACGTGTTCATGAAGAAGGCCCTGGCTCTGGGCGCCGACTACGTGGCCACCGGGCATTATTGCCGTAAGGATTCCATAGAGAAGGACGGCAAAACCGTATACCGCCTACTGGCCGGCAAAGACGACAACAAGGACCAAAGCTACTTCCTGTGCCAGCTTAGCCAAGAACAACTGGCCAAAGCCCTGTTTCCCGTAGGGGAATTGCAGAAGCCTGAAGTGAGGAAAATAGCCGCGGAAGCGGACCTTATCACCGCCGAGAAGAAGGATTCGCAAGGGTTATGTTTTATCGGAAAGGTAAAGCTCCCCGACTTCCTCCAACAACAGCTTAAGCCGAAGACCGGCGAGGTGTACGAAATCCCCGAAAACTCTTCGGTAATCAAGATGCACCAAAAGGCCATCGACACGGCAGCAAACGAGGACGAGTGGCTTAAGGCAGTGGCCGCGCCGTTCACTTTCCGCCCCGAAGACGGGCTTCCGAAAGGCGAACACCGCGGCGCGCACTACTTTACGGTAGGCCAACGCAAGGGACTTAATATAGGAGGCACTCCCAAACCGCTGTTCATTGTGGCGACGGACGTGGAAAAAAACGCCATATACGCCGGCCAAGGCGGGGACCATCCAGCCCTTTTGCGCAGGGGACTCTTTATTGAGAAAGACGAAGTGCATTGGGTACGCGAGGACTTGGCGCTCAAACCCGGCGAGCCTCGCAAGACTTCGGGCCGTATCAGATACCGCGAGAACCTGTCGCCCGTGACACTATATATGCGGGAAGAGGGGCTTTATATGGTATTTGAAGAGCCAAGAAAAGGCATAGCCGCAGGCCAATTCGCCGCTTGGTACGATGACGACGAGCTGGTAGGCTCGGGTGTTATCAGCGCAAAATCATAA